aggagacaagaactggagagggagggtgagaggggtgaCAAGAACTGGagtgggagggtgagaggggagacaagaactggagtgggagggtgagaggggagacaagaactggagtgggagggtgagagaggagacaATAACTGTagtgggagggtgagagaggaggcaATAACTggagggggagggtgagagagaactggagtgggagggtgagagagaactggagtgggagggtgagagagaactggagtgggagggtgagagagaactGGAGTGGGAGGATGACAGAGAAAGACGGCTTGCACGAactggagtgggaaggtaaaagTGAGAGTGGGATGTATGAGGGTGGGGAGGGAGACTGAGGGGGTGTGGGGGTAGAATGAACTGTAGTGGGAGGTCAGAAaacagagagtaggagagagacaaagagaaattCCAATTTGGAACATAGTattattctattccattccattttaTATTTTGAATTCCATTCTGAAATGGAATGGTATGATGCTTGCACAATCTAATCCCACTATTCTTGACCTTCATCTGACCTCTGATGACCCTCCAGATGACCTGCCACGGCTGGGCCGGGGGGAGGATGGTGTCTCAGGCACCACGGTGATGGAGCAGGCAGAGATGGGCTCGATGGAGCTAGACCAGGTGGACAACAGGGGGAGCCGCTGGAGAAGGTTCTGCGTCGCAGGACAGGAGTACCACGTCAACATGAGTGTCCTGGAGCCATACCTCCAGGTGCTCTCTCACGGAGGTGAGACACAGCTGAAGCTGACTGTCAAGTAGCCACTTGACAAACCTGTAAAATCAATGCTTCCATAACTGAGTCCAGCTGAGTGCATATGACACAGCATCTGTTGTGTAGCTCCCACTATATGCATTTgctgaaaatgacaggcctcagTGAAAGGGAATGATTTTCAGTTGCAATATGTAATTCTACCtgatataccaaacattaagaactgctctttccatgacatagactgaccaggtgaatccaggtgaaagctatgatcccttattgatgtcacttgttaaatccacttcaatcagtgtagatgaaggggaggagccaGGTTAAAGTAGGATTTttcagccttgagacaattgagacatggattgtatatgtgtgccattcagaaggtgaatgggaaagacaaaagatttaagtgcctttgaacagggtatggttgctcccgagtggcacagcgatctaaggcactgcagtccCACATCCGGCCGTGAGTGggattcccatagggcggcgcacaattgtctcagcgtcgtctgggtttggccgggtagggagtcattgtaaataagaatttgttcttaactgacttgcctagttaaataaaggttacatttaaaaaatatatatatctttaaatagtaggtgccaggcgcaccggtttgtgtcaagaactacaacgctgctgtGTATCccaggtccaccacccaaaggacatccaaccaacttgatacaactgtgggaagcattggagtcaacatgggccagtgtCCCTGTGGAATgccttcgacaccttgtagagtccatcccccatctatatattactgtatataccCCTAAAATAATAGTATGTTAAGTTGAGGAGGATGGCTTCCTTTGACTATAAGATTGTATCTATTTTATGAATAGCCTTACTGGGCTCAATCAAGTTACCTCATCATGAtgtcaaacaacaacagagttcaaacagaaatacatttgcCTTAAATATTTCAGTATTTTATTAGGACCCCCATTAGCAGTACTTAACACTAGCAGTTCAACATGTACTCAGTCTATACTCCCACAGTTGGAACTTGTCATTCTTCACTATGTAATTCTATGTGATATACATGTGCCGTATCTCATGAGGTATGCCTCTGTGTTTCCTAGGTTATTACGGGGAGGCTATGAACGCCATCATCACGTTCTCCTCCTGTTACCTACCAGAGAACACGGTGGAGAACTATGAGTACGTCATGGACAATCTCTTCAGGTCAGTGTAGACAGACAAACACCCTCTGGTGTTGAGGTCTCAATGAAATAAGTTTTAGTTTGTtatttgggtgtgtgtgtacgctgCAGGTACATAGTGGGGACGCTGGACCTGATGGTGTCAGAAGGCTATGTCATGGTGTACCTGTGCAGCATGGCTCCCAGGAATAAGATGCCCGCCATCAAATGGCTGCGACAGTGTTACACCTCCATTGACAGAAGGTACAGTATGttcctcttgctctttctctcacaAGGTTCCCTCTGCTGTTGTACTGAAAGAGTCCAGAGGAGGGGGCAAGTGGCCCTATGGTTCTCTGTATAGCACTGCTGTGGTCCAGGTATTGGACGTAATGGGAGGACGTAATGGGAGGGCTCTTATACCTGTCCTATCTCTGCTTCTCCTCCCCGCGTGTGGAATATCACAGGAATGCTATAATGATTCAGGGCTGTGAGGATCTCTACCACAGGGTAGTGTAATGATTCAGGGCTGTGAGGATCTCTACCACAGGGTAGTATAATGATTCAGGGCTGTGAGGATCTCTACCACAGGGTAGTGTAATGATTCAGGGCTGTGAGGATCTCTATCACAGGGTAGTGTAATGATTCAGGGCTGTGAGGATCTCTACCACAGGGTAGTATAATGATTCAGGGCTGTGAGGATCTCTATCACAGGGTAGTGTAATGATTCAGGGCTGTGAGGATCTCTACCACAGGGTAGTATAATGATTCAGGACTGTGAGGATCTCTACCACAGGGAAGTGCCCCCTCCGGACATTCCTCAGATAACCCTCTGATCCCTGACTGTGCGTGtgccaaatcaaaatcaaattgtattagtcacatacacagtttccagcaggtataaaaggtgcagtgaaatgcttgtgtgccTGCTCTCCCAACATCACAGTACAATAATCAATATCAATAATACAAAGTCCAATCAAAAATAAGTGTACTAAAGTATATCCACGTGTCGGTATATTTGCCATTTGTctcatactgtatctgtgctgtTGGTTCTACTGTAATGTGGTCCTCCTTATCATTGAGATGTTTCCATAGCCCATATAAAGGCAGCTCAGTCTCTGCATGCCTGGCCACTGGCCACACTCCACAGCATAACGTTCCCATACATAAACCACCACATTCACTGTGCATACCACAGTGGCCTCCCAAACATCAGGTTGACTATCATCCTGCTCCTAATATACCTTAGGGTGTGGTTTCCCAAAcccgggtgcacgttttggttgtTGACATAGCACTACACAGATTATTCAAATAACCTACTCATCACCAAGCTTTGATTatctgaatcagctgtgtagtgttagggcaaaaaccaaatcGTTCTcccgggggtgggggggggttggatcgtttgggaaaccctgccttAGGGAATTATAGAGCCaaaggtacagatgtaggatcttaatttgagccagtttgctacaataGGAAAATAATCTTGAAGCAAccggaaatgtgaattattatgtggattttaATTGATGGACATTTGTGTAAGGGTTGATATAtatttcgtaagggaaaatcaagtcaaaacgtcagaagcctttttaaacctcaaatacactacgtaaaaaatgtcctgcattgcaggaacgTTATCCTGCAAAAGGGTGATCTAAtttagatcctacatctgtagcatgTCTTCTGGTGAACTTGGACGAGACCAGACCTATTTTCAGACACTGGTGTCTTTGAGAAAACCAGCCCTCAGACGTTACCTCACGCGCTCAATTTGGAGGGAGGTAAATGCGGTTGCTATGCGACCGTGAGCTTTTGAGTCATATCATCAGAACCAGGTCTCAACGCCGTATATCATGGCACTCTTCCCAGGGCATTAAGAGGAGAACTACACATAGTTGAATACAATAAGAATGTTCATCCTAAGGTTGGTGTTTACTGAGGCGTCTAAATGTATGATTTTCTTCACGTGACTCAGAGAAACAGACATTGATGTCAGGTTTCTGCCCATGCCTAGGGGATTGTTTAGGAAATCAGACATTCGCCGTGTTCCATCCAGAGAATCTGCCTCAGGCACTATGTTACTCATATCATGTGGTTGTTTCCGCCTACGTATTTGACACGTATTGTAACTCGCCCTGAATAATGTGGATGAAATGAGTCATGTAAATGTAATGCCTGTGGAGTCATGGTGATGGTTCTCCTGGCAGGTTGAGGAAGGATCTGAAGGGGCTCTTTGTGGTCCACCCTGCCTGGTACATCAAAGCACTCATCACTGTCGTCAAGCCTTTCATCAGGTGAGCAGAACCATTAAAGTAATATTTCATTTGAACCACATCAGTCCTCAGATGATTCAACGAGTCACACTGATTCAGTGAGTCCCACTCCAGCtgttgtgaagatccagctgcAGCATATGTCTTGACCATGCTGATGTTCTCTCAAACCTCTGACCTCTCTGTGCCCTCCACAGTGAGAAGTTCAGCCGGAAGATCCGCTTCATTCACAGCCTGCAGGAGCTGTCTGAGTACATCCCCATGGAACGCCTGCAGATTCCCGACAGCATCCGAGAGTGAGTGACTGGGTTCTCGAGAGCTATATTAGCCTGGAAGTTATTACAATTTTACTTCTACGTTGTAGGATAATTAAGTGCTTTTTTCTCTAGGTATGATGCGAGGATGAACGGGTGAGGAACATATCGCGGGAAGCCAAAGAGCGGACATTGAGAGTGGATAGGCGAAGGAGGGGAAGACAGCAGACGACCAGAAACTATGGGCTGAATTACCATGAAAGTTCAAAAGTTAACTAGTCCAAATGTCACCCTGCAGGTATGCTTGGACGTGCAGCACTTTTGTTGTACAGAAAATGAAAGACTTTGTGTACAGACACACCTTTAATTTATTCATCGTTGAATGTAATGTCACTAAAGAAGTTCACTTCCCCAAGCCACTGGCTTTGCAACAGTTTCATAACTGCCCCTATTTTGTGGTACTTGAATGCAATCCTATCATATGTATTGATGCCAGAGTGATTTGTGGGACCTGTCGTCAAGGAGCGACCTACAGTCAGTTTGAACACAACATAACACTTAGATGAAAGGTCCAGATGGTTTTCTGTTACAGTTACCTTCACTGGAGCTCACATTGACTGCTGCTTTATCTGTTAGGGCTTACTGCACTCTAGTGCCAAGTACAACACTTTTGACTGTCAGGTTGTCAGGGAGATGGGATGTCACCTTTTAATGTTTACTAAAATGTGATTGATGCACAACAAATACTTTAGGTTAAGATGGAGACAAAGTCTATTTTTATAAAATAAATCAGAATTTACATCATGACATGAATTCTGACGTATTTTACTGTATTATTCTGACCTTGTAAACCTAAGGCTTTTTATAGCCTACCCTCAGAGCAAATATTTATGTAAGAAAACTCTTGAACAACCTGTACTTTTAGAATGTTCTAACCATGCTTTCTATAGCTGAATGATCTTCTCACTTTAAGACATTTGTTTTAGAGCACTGCTTACCACGTGTAAGGGCTTTTACACTATTTTAAAGGAAGGGGTGTCACCATGGAAACGCTGCAGGCATTCAGGAAATGGCAGCCACAGGAAGTGAGGAAGAAGAATACTGCTGCCTACATTTACTGTAACTCGTACACAGGAAACAGTGACATGTCCATTAATTAGGGATGATGAAGAATATTCATCTGAAAATGAAAAACATTTTTCTGAAAAAGGGGAGCTATTGAATGTATTGTTCTGTTATAGTCCTTTATGCTGactaaaaaacatgagctggcgcacacccagaaaaaAATGTCTGTGTGGAGGTGCAGACTAACAACGAAAAAATTATAAGCTATCAAAATAAAGTCACatactccatatataaactcccagtaatttattgggtatttaccaacgtttcgacatcactgtgccttcttcagggtaatgtcatgagTACCTCAAACAGGTTATGTAGACAAATagtgcaattagtgcaaccaatgacaattCTACCACAGGAAATTGTGGGTTTTTCAATGTTACTGCTACTGAATTATACCACCATATTGGGGATGTTTCTAAATCTACAGAAGTCTTCAAAAGACTCCTTTAAACTGGTGGTAGTTAACAGATCTTAAATACATGAGACGATGATGCATTCAGTATTAAATCAGATTAGTATTCAGTAAGATTATATGGTGGTGGTTGGTATCGCTCATGTCAGCTGGGTGTTCTGAAATTCTCTGAATTGTCTTGCATTGTGGAGGAGGAAACTGAATGGCCTCTGAGATAGATATGGTGTCCTTCGTTAACACGACTGGAGTCTGACTGCTTGTTTTTCAGGGATTATTTTGTACCCCTCTGCATTCACATCTTTGTCCCGGTGGTCTGACTGCTTGCCAGTTGTTCATGTAAATAAAGTTGTCATCATGGGACTCGTCTTTTTTTGAAGAAGAAGAAGCTTAACTAAATAAGTTAAGATAGAATCATTCATCTTCAGGTATCAAATAAAGACTTCTGGTTATTCTGAGAAGAGCTAGGACTGGAGCTAGGACTGGAGTTATAGGTGATGATACAACGTACATCTAGTGAATATTACAATTCAAAAACACtagacaccccgtagccttcacacgtcctctactggacaccccgtagccttcacacgtcctctactggacaccccgtagccttcacacgtcctctagtagacaccccgtagccttcacacgtcctctactggacaccccgtagcct
The genomic region above belongs to Oncorhynchus mykiss isolate Arlee chromosome 3, USDA_OmykA_1.1, whole genome shotgun sequence and contains:
- the LOC110507710 gene encoding bcl-2/adenovirus E1B 19 kDa-interacting protein 2-like protein isoform X1, producing the protein MGTYTEQGDQYMLNGSPEGVKAASYIQDMELREEWQDEEFPRPLPEDSHSPETQGEHAERPAPPTSLALSEKPIRKKRLVAPTLSLTLSRTDSADRSVKSGDTGYSAAALSPDEDDTELDINLEALETPSDSESCNFPDSMHELEWEDDLPRLGRGEDGVSGTTVMEQAEMGSMELDQVDNRGSRWRRFCVAGQEYHVNMSVLEPYLQVLSHGGYYGEAMNAIITFSSCYLPENTVENYEYVMDNLFRYIVGTLDLMVSEGYVMVYLCSMAPRNKMPAIKWLRQCYTSIDRRLRKDLKGLFVVHPAWYIKALITVVKPFISEKFSRKIRFIHSLQELSEYIPMERLQIPDSIREYDARMNG
- the LOC110507710 gene encoding bcl-2/adenovirus E1B 19 kDa-interacting protein 2-like protein isoform X3 — encoded protein: MCFLSVWSPEGVKAASYIQDMELREEWQDEEFPRPLPEDSHSPETQGEHAERPAPPTSLALSEKPIRKKRLVAPTLSLTLSRTDSADRSVKSGDTGYSAAALSPDEDDTELDINLEALETPSDSESCNFPDSMHELEWEDDLPRLGRGEDGVSGTTVMEQAEMGSMELDQVDNRGSRWRRFCVAGQEYHVNMSVLEPYLQVLSHGGYYGEAMNAIITFSSCYLPENTVENYEYVMDNLFRYIVGTLDLMVSEGYVMVYLCSMAPRNKMPAIKWLRQCYTSIDRRLRKDLKGLFVVHPAWYIKALITVVKPFISEKFSRKIRFIHSLQELSEYIPMERLQIPDSIREYDARMNG
- the LOC110507710 gene encoding bcl-2/adenovirus E1B 19 kDa-interacting protein 2-like protein isoform X2, which gives rise to MSARLYRGKGERSPEGVKAASYIQDMELREEWQDEEFPRPLPEDSHSPETQGEHAERPAPPTSLALSEKPIRKKRLVAPTLSLTLSRTDSADRSVKSGDTGYSAAALSPDEDDTELDINLEALETPSDSESCNFPDSMHELEWEDDLPRLGRGEDGVSGTTVMEQAEMGSMELDQVDNRGSRWRRFCVAGQEYHVNMSVLEPYLQVLSHGGYYGEAMNAIITFSSCYLPENTVENYEYVMDNLFRYIVGTLDLMVSEGYVMVYLCSMAPRNKMPAIKWLRQCYTSIDRRLRKDLKGLFVVHPAWYIKALITVVKPFISEKFSRKIRFIHSLQELSEYIPMERLQIPDSIREYDARMNG